The DNA window ACACCGGTGTTGCGAATGATTCCGCCGGCATTCACAAGGCTTGAGGGTTTGCCCGCAGTGAAGACTTGATCGTCGCTCTCTCCCGTAACATGGGAGAACTCCCCACCGGCAAGCAATGTGTTCCAGCCAACCGTCCGCGAATATTGCGCGCTCAAGCCGAACTGCCGGGACGGAACCTGTTGCACGCGGGCAAGGGTTTCGGTGTTGCGGTCGGCAGCAATTGAAGCGAATGTCTGGTGATAGGTTTCGGTTCCGCCGTATCCGCGTACTTGCAACAACGAGTCGGATGGCCCTTCAAGATCGAGTCCTGTAACCGCCTGCCAGGCCCGCGTACGATTTATTTCGATGATAGTCCCGTTATGGCGTGAATCGTCGTAGCCAAGTCCGCGAATGAAGAAGCGAGATCGTTGCGAAAGCTGTCGTTGAACTTGTAGCTGGCCGTTGCGGTGCAGTGAGTTTGCCGGATCATCAACGGCTCCGCGCTGCGAGAACTGCACAGGAATATAACCCGCAGTGCGAAAGTACTCTGCCGCGCCAGACGTTATCCACCTTCCAAAACTGTGGCCGAGATAACCGGAGACGTTTGGAGTTTCCTGGTTGCCGTAGGAGAGATCCAGGCTCGCGTCGGTTCCCTCCTGCGTTCTTGTCAGCAATTGAGTCACGCCGCTGAGTGCTTCGCCTCCGTATAGGTCGGAAGCGCCGCCACGCAGCATCTCCACACTCTCGAGCGACTCGCGAGGAATCTGGCTCCAATTCACCCAGCCGCCGAACGGATCAGTAATCGGCACTCCATCGAGCAGCACGAGTGCGCGGCTGGCACCGCTTGATCCCATGCCCCGCATAGACACGCCCTGCGTAGTTGGATTCGACGTGCGGCTGCTGTTGCGGCGAAACTGGTCGAACCCGGCGACCTGGCGCAACACGTCGTCCACTTCAAGCGCACCACTGGTGCGAATATCGGCTGGGCTCAGCACTTGAACGCTTTGTGGCGAGTCATCCAGAGACAAAGCAGTGCGCGAGGCTGTGACTTCTATTTCTGTGTTTACCGTGTCCGGTTGCAGGACGATGACGAGGTTCTCGTCGCTAATGCCTGCCGGTATCGCGCGTCGCGTCGCGGCGAACCCACTCGCCGAAATTGAGATTTCCAGCTTGTCGTTGCTGAAATTCCTGAATTCGAACGTGCCATCCCGACCGGTAGTTGCCGTGAATTCGGAGGACCCTTGCTTGAGAGCTACTGTGGCGTTGCTGATGGTGGCGTGAGAAGCGTCTTCAACGACACCGCGAATTTGCCGCGGCGATGGGGATTGCCCCAGACAGAGGCAAGTCCAACCAAGCCAAAGAGCGACTACGGCCTCGAATCTGAATCGAGGTCTCCCTTGGATATAGCTTGGACAATCTACTCGCACGGAACTCCGAATACGATGATGCATCCAGCAGCTCAGGATGCAACTAGAACACCATCAAAGCACCAGGATTGTCGAGTAGCTGGGAGCAGAATGCGTCAGTCGCGCGGTTCCCTGGAGACGAGTACAACGGCACCAACTCCGGCAAACAGCACGATTCCTTCAAGGATGACCGATGTTTGATGCAAACGGTCGAAGGTCGCCCGGCCTGCATCCTGACGAGGAAGTGCCTGAATCGGCCCGCCGACTGCAGCGCGGATCCGTTCCATCTGTGGTGTGATTCTGAACTGTGAGAATGCTGTGCAGAGGAGCATCAGGCCGACAAGTCCGCGCAACATTCTCGGCTGCCTGAATGTTCCCAGGAACGTGGCCGCCAAAAAGATCACTCCGCAAGCCAGACCGATTCGGTGAAGTGCTCCCAAGGATCGACCGACAATTGTGCCTGCAATATCCTGCGCCGGCAACGCGGAGAAAACCGTTGGCGCCACAACGAACGAAAAGAAAACGATGCTGCCGATCCAGACTACGAGGGAAACAATCAGAAGGAAACGAGCGAGAGATTGCATCTTACGACGGCACCGGCACGTTCTCGATGATCTCGCCTACAATGCGTTCAGCCTGCTCCGAGGCTTTGAGGGTGGAACTGTAGCGCGCGTTTACGACCACACGGTGCGCGAAGACCGGCACGACAAGCCGTTTGAAATCGTCCGGCGTCGTGAATCTACGTCCTTCCATGAAGGCCATTGCCTGTGCGGCGCGATACAGCATGAGCGAGCCGCGAGGCGATACTCCCAGCGAAAGCTGCTCCGACTGGCGCGTCTTGTTTACGATTTCCAACGTGTAGTTCACGAGCGATTCGTCGACTCGAATCTTTTTTACCTGCTCCTGCATTTCGATAACGTCGTCACCGGTCAGCACCGGGCGAACTTCGCCCAGACGCGCAGCGCCCGCTTCTGCGCGCAGGATTTCACGCTCGCTATCTGCAGCCGGATAGGTCATCTGGACTCGAACCAGAAAGCGATCCATCTGCGATTCCGGCAAAGGATAGGTTCCGTGATGTTCGACAGGATTCTGCGTAGCGATTACGAGAAAGGGTCGTGGAACCTCACGCGCCTGTCCTTCTACAGTCACCTGGCCTTCATTCATTACTTCCAGCAACGCAGACTGCGTCTTAGGCGTGGTGCGGTTGATTTCGTCGGCAAGCAGGACGTTCGTGAAAACGGGCCCGGGCTTGAAGTCGAAGCGCTCTTCGGCAGCGGAATACACCGACGTACCGAGCAGGTCGCTGGGCAGCATATCGCTGGTAAATTGAACGCGCTGAAAAGTGCAATCCAAGGAACGGGCGAGTGTCTGTCCCAAGGTGGTCTTGCCCACTCCCGGAACACCCTCAATTAATAGATGCCCGCGGGCAAACACCGCCACCAGAGCCAGGCGAACTACCTCGTCGCTTCCGCGGATCACGACTCGAAGGGCACCTTCCAGGCGTTGGGCGCGCTCATGCAGCGAAGCAATCTCATTTTCGAGCAGGCGAGGCATCTCGCGTGATTGTACCGTCTCCTATTGGGATTCCGTAACCCTATGGTGCAGTGAACGGTCGCGCGAGCTCACTTTGCAGAAAAACTTGCACCACAGAGGACACTGAAGTGCACGGAGGAGCTAAAAGCCTACAGCAGGACGGTCTTGCTCTCCTTGTGCGGTTGAGATCTGGTGCAGAAGACTCAGATTGAGTCTGGTGGACGCCCGGTCAGCCGCGCAATGCGCTTGGAAATCGGAGGGTGCGTAGAGAACAGGCTCGCGAGAGTCTCTCCACCTAGCATCGGCGCCACAATGAACAGGTGCGCCGTGGATGGCGACGCCTGCATTGGAAGGCGTTTCGAATAAGCATCCAGCTTCTCCAGGGCTCTTGCCAGAGCGTAGGGATTGCCGGTTGTCTGGGCCCCAGTGTGGTCCGCCTCGTACTCACGGGAGCGCGACACCGCCATTTGAATCAGCAGCGCCGCAATTGGTGCCAAAATCATCATCAGCAATTCCATGAGACCACCACCGCCGCGCTCACGGTCATTGCGATCGCCGTAGCCACCAAACATGCCGGCCCACATTGCCGAACGAGCCAGGAAGGTGATGGCTCCTGCGATGGTCGCTGCCACCGAACTGATCAGGATGTCGCGATTGCGCACATGGCCCAATTCATGAGCGAGGACACCCTCGAGCTCCTCATCGTCCAGCAGATTGAGAATGCCTTGCGTCACTGC is part of the Terriglobales bacterium genome and encodes:
- a CDS encoding MoxR family ATPase — encoded protein: MPRLLENEIASLHERAQRLEGALRVVIRGSDEVVRLALVAVFARGHLLIEGVPGVGKTTLGQTLARSLDCTFQRVQFTSDMLPSDLLGTSVYSAAEERFDFKPGPVFTNVLLADEINRTTPKTQSALLEVMNEGQVTVEGQAREVPRPFLVIATQNPVEHHGTYPLPESQMDRFLVRVQMTYPAADSEREILRAEAGAARLGEVRPVLTGDDVIEMQEQVKKIRVDESLVNYTLEIVNKTRQSEQLSLGVSPRGSLMLYRAAQAMAFMEGRRFTTPDDFKRLVVPVFAHRVVVNARYSSTLKASEQAERIVGEIIENVPVPS
- a CDS encoding DUF4149 domain-containing protein; translation: MQSLARFLLIVSLVVWIGSIVFFSFVVAPTVFSALPAQDIAGTIVGRSLGALHRIGLACGVIFLAATFLGTFRQPRMLRGLVGLMLLCTAFSQFRITPQMERIRAAVGGPIQALPRQDAGRATFDRLHQTSVILEGIVLFAGVGAVVLVSREPRD
- a CDS encoding TonB-dependent receptor codes for the protein MHHRIRSSVRVDCPSYIQGRPRFRFEAVVALWLGWTCLCLGQSPSPRQIRGVVEDASHATISNATVALKQGSSEFTATTGRDGTFEFRNFSNDKLEISISASGFAATRRAIPAGISDENLVIVLQPDTVNTEIEVTASRTALSLDDSPQSVQVLSPADIRTSGALEVDDVLRQVAGFDQFRRNSSRTSNPTTQGVSMRGMGSSGASRALVLLDGVPITDPFGGWVNWSQIPRESLESVEMLRGGASDLYGGEALSGVTQLLTRTQEGTDASLDLSYGNQETPNVSGYLGHSFGRWITSGAAEYFRTAGYIPVQFSQRGAVDDPANSLHRNGQLQVQRQLSQRSRFFIRGLGYDDSRHNGTIIEINRTRAWQAVTGLDLEGPSDSLLQVRGYGGTETYHQTFASIAADRNTETLARVQQVPSRQFGLSAQYSRTVGWNTLLAGGEFSHVTGESDDQVFTAGKPSSLVNAGGIIRNTGVFLEDIARIKPRWLLTGGVRFDDWRPVSGFTRTVTLPSGSTVLTPFPDRSETAWNPKLATTFRLNDRIALKASAYRSFRSPTLNELYRSFRLGNIMTTANPQLRAERLTGWELGPTEKLVNGRLNLRQGFFWATVHRPIANVTLSSTPALITRQRQNLGSTRARGVEAQADWAMMKWIEISAQYQFVDAVVTSFPADQTLVGLQVPEVPRHEFTFQARYSNPRFVTVAFQGRSNSSVFDDDRNTLTLDPYFKLDTFISRRLNSYADVYIAAENLLNDRYMVARTTVVTLASPLVARAGLQLHLRR
- a CDS encoding zinc metalloprotease HtpX, translating into MGNNLKTVALLTGMTLFLMFVGQALGGQRGMAFALAFAAFGNFFAYFFSDKLALAMYGAQPVSREQLPRVYNVVEHMTQRIGLPMPKIYVIPNESPNAFATGRNPSHASVAVTQGILNLLDDEELEGVLAHELGHVRNRDILISSVAATIAGAITFLARSAMWAGMFGGYGDRNDRERGGGGLMELLMMILAPIAALLIQMAVSRSREYEADHTGAQTTGNPYALARALEKLDAYSKRLPMQASPSTAHLFIVAPMLGGETLASLFSTHPPISKRIARLTGRPPDSI